TAGTTGGAAACACCCATGGGAAGGCCAAAACCAACTTGCCTGTTGGTAAAACCTGAATATGATCCCTGCTTGCATAACAGGGAACCGCTTTTATCAACCAGGTCTCGAAGGACACTCTATGGCAAAAAAAGTTAAAAAAAGAAAATCAGGGATGGAAAAACGACGGCAGCAGAAAACCCAGAAAAAATCTCTGCAAAAACGTAAACACTCCAGTCGGTCTCCCCAACAGATTCAATCTTACAAACAACTGCAAAAAATTCTGATCAACCTACCTACGCTGGCGTATCATGCTGATTTTCAGGATGTTGCCTTTGAAGGTGACGCAATAACCTCGTTGAAAAATGAGGGGCTGTCAGAACCTGACATCATTGGCCGATTGATCACTCCTGAATTTAAAAATATGTTGAAGGAAAAACTGGCAAAAATTGAAATGGATAATGCTCCCCAGTCTCAAAATGGATTGTTTGCGAAAGCGACCATTTATGCCATCGACAATGAGCAGGAAATTCCACTGTTTGTCAATCCACTGCTTGTGGCAATTTATCTGCGAAGTCTCGCACGGATAGACGGACAGGAATTGAGCGTTTCTGAAGTCGGCAAGGCCGTCAAAGCCTATGAAGAGCGCAACACGGCCATCATTGAGTCCATGCTCAATAAAGATAATGAACATGAATTGATTGAAGAAATGCTTGACGAAGAACTGAATGTGTCAGGTGATCGTGAACCGCATGAAACCTATGTGGAAGAAAACGTGCTGGATGCGTTTCAGGAATCCTTGTCTCATTTGAATCCGGATGATGTGGCTCTGATCATGGATGATGTGGACACCTTTATTGAGGAATATGTCCAAACGCCTGTTTCTGAATGGACGGTGGAATATGTCACAGAATTCACCAATACCTGGTTTGTGCAAAACATGAATCCCCTTCCGGAAGATGTGGACGGTATGAAAAAGAGCCTGACCCTGTTTGTCCGTTTTCTGGAACAGGAAAATAGCATGTCAAAAAGCATTGCAGAGGCTATTATTTCAGGCCTTTCCAGTTAGCACATCTTTTACACCACATCATTTCAATGATTCCGGGTCTTTTGACCTCCCGGGTCATTCCCCTCCAACAGCCAGCGAAATTATTCAGATTTCGCTGGTGCTCTGCCAAACAACTAAATTTGCATTGGCAAATCATCAAAATCTTGAAACAGTCATTAAAACAATAGGAACTCATGTCGGGAAAATTTGGAAAATGGGTGGGCCAGACCCAGTATATTCATCGTTCGGCCCTGAACTGTCTGTCGCCTGAGGAACAGGAATTTGTGAGGGCGGAAAACAACAAATTGACGGATTCCCTCTTTCTGTGGAACGTCGTCAAGATTGACCATCAACAGCCTGTGCTCTCCTTTCTGGAATATGAAAATTTTGAGACTGTCGCATTCCCTGCCCTTCTAAAAAGCTGTACTATTGATCTTCAGAACGGACAAATCCAGAAACGGGTTTATCAGCAGGAAAATCCGCCAATTCTTCATCGCAAGGAACTCCTGCTTCCGCCGGATCATGCCCGCAAAGCCGAATTTGAGCAACTCACCCATCAACTGGAATCGGCAGGATTGTTTGAGGACGTCAAAATCATTGGACATCGCCAAAACTGGTTTCGGCTGATTCACCAATCCGGTTTCAGGCTTCAGGGACATCAGCTTGTGACCATTGATTCGGTATCAGGCAAAGATCCTAACGCCAGGGTCTATGAGGAAGAACCGACTTCAGAAACTTCAGGGACTTCCACAATTTCTGAGCCCGGCAATAGCGACGATGATTCACCCGCTGAAATCATTGAACGACACCGGACAGCAATCCAGCGTGGTCAGTTGTCCACACCCATGCAGGCCCTTTTCCGCAATGGATTTCTGGATGGCACCCGAACTGTGTTTGATTACGGCTGTGGTCGAGGTGACGACCTGCGTGGCTTACAACACCTGGGCATCGAAGCCACAGGCTGGGACCCGCACTTTGCTCCGGAGCGACCCAAAACAGAGGCCGATGTCGTCAACCTGGGGTTTGTGATCAACGTCATTGAAAATCCAGACGAACGTGTGGAAGTGTTACGGTCGGCCTTTGAACTGGCACATGAATGTCTGGCGGTTGCTGTCATGCTGGAACGTCAGGCCGGTGATGCGGCCCGGGAATATGGCGATGGTGTGGTGAGTTCCCGCCAAACCTTCCAGAAATATTTCACACAGACCGAACTTCGAGAATGGCTGGAATCAACTCTTGGGCGGAATGCCTTTGCGGTTGCGCCCGGCGTGTTTTTTGTGTTCAGGGATGATGAGGCTGAACAGCGGTATCTTTCAGAAAAACAGCGGAACCGCGGTAGCGTCCAGCATTTACTGGAAAACATTCCCCAACCGTCTCGGCAGGACAAACTGCAATCTGTCTATGAACAGCATAAATCCATGATCGATATGTTCTGGAGCCGGTTGCTGTTTCTGGGTCGCGCACCCTTGCCAGACGAAATTCAGGATCTGGAACCACTGATTGAACAACTGGGGGGCCTCAAAAAAAGTCTGAAGTTGCTGATGGATCTGTTTGGACAGGAAACCTTTGATATTGCGGCCCGGTTGCGGAAGAGTGATCTTATGGTTTTTCTGGCACTGCTGGCCTTTGAGAAACGTAAAGGTTATGGCGAATTTGAACCATTGATTCAGCGCGATATCAAAGCCTTTTTCGGGGGATATCAAAAAGCAATGGATACCGCTCGTGCACTGCTGTTTTCCATTGCCGACACACAACAGATCGCAAAAGCATGTCAATTGGTTGCCGACCAGGAAATTGGTGTTTTTGACCCGGGAAAATCCCTGCAATTACACGTCTCACATCTGGATGATCTGCCTGCGATTTTGAGGATCTATGTCGGTTGTGCCACTCGACTTTATGGCGACATCCAGACAGCGGATCTGGTGAAAATTCATATTCAGTCCGGCAAGCTCTCCCTGTTGTCGTTTGATCGGTTTGAGGAAAGTCCACTGCCAAGAATGATGCTCCGGATCAAAATCAACATGCAGACCCAAAGCTGGGATATTTTTGAGTATGGATTCGAATTTCCGCCACCGTTGCTGTATGGCAAGTCGCTGTATATGGATGAAACCTTTCCTCACTACGAAGAGCAAATACAGTTTGATGAAGCCTTGATGGAACAGGTTCTGCCTTCTATCAAGGGGTATGGTCCCTCCGAAGAAGAATTCCAGCAACTTCTTCGCAAAGCCCGTTTGAGGGTTGAAGGTTTCTCACTGGTCCGAAGCAATGATCTTCCAGGCCTGGATGATCCCTGTGGTGCTAATTTTTCCTATCGTGATCTGATCGAATGTGGGGAAACACAGGCCCGCACCGAACTCCCCAACCTTCCACAGTCACCTGAAACTTATTGGGCCCTGGAGGAAATGGCCGAAAAAATTCTGGACCCCGTGATTGATTATTTTGGCCCCATCGAATTGACCTTCGGGTTTTGTTCAAAAAAATTGGCTACCGAGATCAAAAAATCCATTGGCCGGATTGATCCTAAACTGGATCAACACGCGGGACATGAAACAAACACCAAAGGCGAACCTGTTTGTTCCCGACTGGGAGCCGCTGTTGATTTCAGGGTGGAAGATGAAAGCATGAAGGAAGTGGCTCAATGGGTGATCGAGAACACCTCTTTTGACCGCCTGTATTATTATGGCGATGACCGCCCGATCCATGTCAGCATCGGCCCGGAAAACACACGTCAGGTGGTGGTGATGCTTCCCCGCAAGGATGGCAAACTGGTTCCCAAAGTTTTGAAAGACCCTATGGCACTTGATGAGTATTAGGTCTCTCAGTATCGCATCATACTCACTTATTCAAACCTGCTTCCTTCTTTTTGAAGCGCTGTGTTCTAAACAATGCCTTGTTCACGTGGAGTCTGGATGGTCTCAAAATTCATATCATGTCTTATTTCCCTGATGGTGTTCTTCTCTTGTGCCGATGCCAGGGATACCATCACCTGGCTGGTGGTCGACTGGCCGCCATTCATGATTCTGGAAGGTGAGCAAAAAGGGGAAGGGTTGTTTGACAAAGTTTTGGCTCTGGCACAGAAAAACATGCCTCAATATGAGCATGTGAACGTTAAAATGAATTGGACCCGGTTTTGGACGGATGTGGCTGAAGGACAGCATGTTTGCAATATTTTTGCGATAAAGACGATTGAACGGGAAAAAATAACTGAAATATCAGAATCAT
This SAR324 cluster bacterium DNA region includes the following protein-coding sequences:
- a CDS encoding DNA phosphorothioation-associated putative methyltransferase; this translates as MSGKFGKWVGQTQYIHRSALNCLSPEEQEFVRAENNKLTDSLFLWNVVKIDHQQPVLSFLEYENFETVAFPALLKSCTIDLQNGQIQKRVYQQENPPILHRKELLLPPDHARKAEFEQLTHQLESAGLFEDVKIIGHRQNWFRLIHQSGFRLQGHQLVTIDSVSGKDPNARVYEEEPTSETSGTSTISEPGNSDDDSPAEIIERHRTAIQRGQLSTPMQALFRNGFLDGTRTVFDYGCGRGDDLRGLQHLGIEATGWDPHFAPERPKTEADVVNLGFVINVIENPDERVEVLRSAFELAHECLAVAVMLERQAGDAAREYGDGVVSSRQTFQKYFTQTELREWLESTLGRNAFAVAPGVFFVFRDDEAEQRYLSEKQRNRGSVQHLLENIPQPSRQDKLQSVYEQHKSMIDMFWSRLLFLGRAPLPDEIQDLEPLIEQLGGLKKSLKLLMDLFGQETFDIAARLRKSDLMVFLALLAFEKRKGYGEFEPLIQRDIKAFFGGYQKAMDTARALLFSIADTQQIAKACQLVADQEIGVFDPGKSLQLHVSHLDDLPAILRIYVGCATRLYGDIQTADLVKIHIQSGKLSLLSFDRFEESPLPRMMLRIKINMQTQSWDIFEYGFEFPPPLLYGKSLYMDETFPHYEEQIQFDEALMEQVLPSIKGYGPSEEEFQQLLRKARLRVEGFSLVRSNDLPGLDDPCGANFSYRDLIECGETQARTELPNLPQSPETYWALEEMAEKILDPVIDYFGPIELTFGFCSKKLATEIKKSIGRIDPKLDQHAGHETNTKGEPVCSRLGAAVDFRVEDESMKEVAQWVIENTSFDRLYYYGDDRPIHVSIGPENTRQVVVMLPRKDGKLVPKVLKDPMALDEY